In one Magallana gigas chromosome 7, xbMagGiga1.1, whole genome shotgun sequence genomic region, the following are encoded:
- the LOC117684320 gene encoding uncharacterized protein: MADSDPQRNHHDESPKPKKPRVEINLQKDAIFKEFYSDVKLLEFLEICIKAIQKWNDYSLCLLKISNYANRSLMKIKCGAQESECTLILAHHLLSKLAVSSFYKMDSGCKTQQFTCPCQCGEHPSGIYIYSDTSIGSPEVWHGNVDAMMDTSIKFVKEKACASDGYGNEAEIVDLKTEREQIIAQSIVSSFYHTMIYPDYSNHLIPSIGISKDKIVVYFYDCINDVLLESSEMPFLTEQGALVKTTIVALWLVLNFKYFCCGITKGMEESDFKSGFVQIVQEKLKYYDEVTSPCESRDAMEEEPWTWGPPPEQDEPAEELEDVNNLGPWEIHI; encoded by the exons ATGGCGGACAGTGATCCTCAAAGAAATCATCACGATGAGTCTCCAAAGCCCAAAAAGCCACGCGTTGAAATAAATCTGCAAAAAgatgcaatatttaaagaattctACTCTGATGTAAAACTACTGGAATTCTTGGAAATTTGCATCAAAGCTATTCAAAAATGGAATGACTACTCTCTCTGTTTGCTGAAGATTTCCAATT atgCAAACAGAtcattgatgaaaataaaatgtggtGCTCAGGAATCGGAGTGTACCTTAATATTGGCTCATCATTTACTTTCCAAACTAGCTGTTTCCTCCTTTTACAAAATGGACAGTGGATGTAAGACACAGCAGTTTACATGTCCCTGCCAGTGTGGTGAACATCCCAgtgggatatatatatatagtgatacTAGCATTG gcTCTCCAGAAGTATGGCATGGAAATGTAGATGCCATGATGGACACTTCAATCAAATTTGTTAAGGAAAAGGCATGTGCTTCTGATGGTTATGGAAATGAAGCCGAAATTGTAGATTTAAAAACAGAGAGAGAACAGATTATTGCTCAAAGTATTGTGTCTTCATTCTATCATACAATGATTTATCCTGATTATTCTAATCACCTGATCCCAAGCATTGGGATTTCAAAAGACAAAATTGTTGTGTATTTTTACGACTGTATCAATGATGTACTTCTGGAAAGCTCTGAAATGCCCTTCCTGACTGAACAAGGTGCCTTAGTGAAGACAACCATTGTCGCATTATGGCTTGTgttgaatttcaaatatttttgttgtggTATAACAAAAGGTATGGAGGAATCTGATTTTAAATCTGGCTTTGTCCAAATTGTTCAAGAAAAGCTAAAATACTATGATGAAGTGACTTCACCGTGTGAATCAAGAGATGCCATGGAGGAAGAACCGTGGACTTGGGGACCTCCACCAGAGCAAGATGAACCAGCAGAAGAGCTGGAGGATGTCAACAATCTAGGGCCATGGGAAATTCATATCTAG